The proteins below are encoded in one region of Engystomops pustulosus chromosome 8, aEngPut4.maternal, whole genome shotgun sequence:
- the LOC140074544 gene encoding uncharacterized protein isoform X4, which translates to MYRFWSRVDGGECLGSGHTGSGPGWMAALTFPAVSGSTAAAPALSIPLPGVIFLAVSLYLLVLLLLLLIHQCLQARGCCPSCMGWQKVGDFGFCDLCASCAQSCDCKVPTVTSCMDPCCPSKPRCGWCRDVSSCPCGFACVYQPPDCSSINCICCEIKMR; encoded by the exons GTTCTGGTCCCGGGTGGATGGCGGTGAGTGTCTCGGGTCTGGGCACACAGGTTCTGGTCCCGGGTGGATGGCG GCTCTGACGTTCCCTGCGGTCTCTGGCAGCACAGCGGCCGCCCCTGCGCTCAGCATCCCGCTCCCGGGGGTCATATTCCTGGCCGTCTCCCTGTATCTCCTggtcctgctgcttctcctcctcattcACCAGTGTCTGCAG GCTCGGGGGTGCTGCCCGTCCTGTATGGGGTGGCAGAAGGTTGGTGACTTTGGCTTCTGTGACCTGTGTGCGAGTTGTGCCCAGTCATGTGACTGCAAGGTTCCCACAGTCACCTCCTGCATGGATCCCTGCTGTCCCTCCAAGCCG AGATGCGGATGGTGCCGcgatgtctcctcctgtccctgcGGCTTCGCCTGCGTCTATCAGCCCCCGGACTGCAGCTCCATCAACTGCATCTGCTGCGAGATCAAGATGCGCTGA
- the LOC140074544 gene encoding uncharacterized protein isoform X6, whose amino-acid sequence MKSYRHYGSGPGWMAALTFPAVSGSTAAAPALSIPLPGVIFLAVSLYLLVLLLLLLIHQCLQARGCCPSCMGWQKVGDFGFCDLCASCAQSCDCKVPTVTSCMDPCCPSKPRCGWCRDVSSCPCGFACVYQPPDCSSINCICCEIKMR is encoded by the exons GTTCTGGTCCCGGGTGGATGGCG GCTCTGACGTTCCCTGCGGTCTCTGGCAGCACAGCGGCCGCCCCTGCGCTCAGCATCCCGCTCCCGGGGGTCATATTCCTGGCCGTCTCCCTGTATCTCCTggtcctgctgcttctcctcctcattcACCAGTGTCTGCAG GCTCGGGGGTGCTGCCCGTCCTGTATGGGGTGGCAGAAGGTTGGTGACTTTGGCTTCTGTGACCTGTGTGCGAGTTGTGCCCAGTCATGTGACTGCAAGGTTCCCACAGTCACCTCCTGCATGGATCCCTGCTGTCCCTCCAAGCCG AGATGCGGATGGTGCCGcgatgtctcctcctgtccctgcGGCTTCGCCTGCGTCTATCAGCCCCCGGACTGCAGCTCCATCAACTGCATCTGCTGCGAGATCAAGATGCGCTGA
- the LOC140074544 gene encoding uncharacterized protein isoform X5: MYRFWSRVDGGECLGSGHTGSGPGWMAALTFPAVSGSTAAAPALSIPLPGVIFLAVSLYLLVLLLLLLIHQCLQARGCCPSCMGWQKVGDFGFCDLCASCAQSCDCKVPTVTSCMDPCCPSKPRCGWCRDVSSCPCGFACVYQPPDCSSINCICCEIKMR, translated from the exons GTTCTGGTCCCGGGTGGATGGCGGTGAGTGTCTCGGGTCTGGTCACACAG GTTCTGGTCCCGGGTGGATGGCG GCTCTGACGTTCCCTGCGGTCTCTGGCAGCACAGCGGCCGCCCCTGCGCTCAGCATCCCGCTCCCGGGGGTCATATTCCTGGCCGTCTCCCTGTATCTCCTggtcctgctgcttctcctcctcattcACCAGTGTCTGCAG GCTCGGGGGTGCTGCCCGTCCTGTATGGGGTGGCAGAAGGTTGGTGACTTTGGCTTCTGTGACCTGTGTGCGAGTTGTGCCCAGTCATGTGACTGCAAGGTTCCCACAGTCACCTCCTGCATGGATCCCTGCTGTCCCTCCAAGCCG AGATGCGGATGGTGCCGcgatgtctcctcctgtccctgcGGCTTCGCCTGCGTCTATCAGCCCCCGGACTGCAGCTCCATCAACTGCATCTGCTGCGAGATCAAGATGCGCTGA
- the LOC140074544 gene encoding uncharacterized protein isoform X7, protein MAALTFPAVSGSTAAAPALSIPLPGVIFLAVSLYLLVLLLLLLIHQCLQARGCCPSCMGWQKVGDFGFCDLCASCAQSCDCKVPTVTSCMDPCCPSKPRCGWCRDVSSCPCGFACVYQPPDCSSINCICCEIKMR, encoded by the exons ATGGCG GCTCTGACGTTCCCTGCGGTCTCTGGCAGCACAGCGGCCGCCCCTGCGCTCAGCATCCCGCTCCCGGGGGTCATATTCCTGGCCGTCTCCCTGTATCTCCTggtcctgctgcttctcctcctcattcACCAGTGTCTGCAG GCTCGGGGGTGCTGCCCGTCCTGTATGGGGTGGCAGAAGGTTGGTGACTTTGGCTTCTGTGACCTGTGTGCGAGTTGTGCCCAGTCATGTGACTGCAAGGTTCCCACAGTCACCTCCTGCATGGATCCCTGCTGTCCCTCCAAGCCG AGATGCGGATGGTGCCGcgatgtctcctcctgtccctgcGGCTTCGCCTGCGTCTATCAGCCCCCGGACTGCAGCTCCATCAACTGCATCTGCTGCGAGATCAAGATGCGCTGA